In Granulicella mallensis MP5ACTX8, the sequence CGCGGCGCCACGTTGGGCAGGATACCTTGCGCTGGCCAACGAACAGGCGAATGGTCATCCGATCGGCTTCCTGAATACGACGGTCTATACCCTAGGCCAGTCGTCCGCCTACACAAGCCTCTTTCATGACATTACGACAGGCAACAACTTCAACAGCAGCAGCCCCAGCCTGTTTTCCGCAGAGACGGGATACGATCTAGTCACTGGCTGGGGTTCTCCCAACGGGCAGACCATGCTGGATACCCTCGCTCCGGTCAATGCCTCCAGCCCGAACTTCAGCCTCACGGCGACGCCCTCCAAGATTGATTTGAAGCCGGGAGAAACAAGCCAGGCAACGATCACTGTAGTCCCCACGAATAGCTTCAACGGAGCCGTCAATCTCGCGGTAACGATTCTTGGTGCACCTGCGGGCGTGACAGCTACCCTTAGCCCGTCTTCCATCACTGGAACTGGCTCGTCGACGTTGAACATCACGACGACAAGCGCGGCTCCAGCGGGAAATATCCTGATCGAGATCTCTGGCAGCAGTGAAGGAATCTCACAGTCGGCTTATATCTCGCTGGGTCTGCCGGACTTCGGATTAAAGGTCTCACCCACCACCCTCTACATCAACCAGGATGACTTTACGACGGCATCGGTTACGACGACTCCAGAGAATGGCTTCGACAGTAACGTGAAGGTATCGCTCAACGCCGGTCTTCCAACAGGAGTGCAGGGCAAGATCTTCAAAAGCGGAAAGCAAGGCAATAACACTCTGATCCTGACTGCCGATAGCAAAGCGTTGACGGGTATCGGCAACATGGTCTCCGTTGGAGCACAGTCCGGCAGCATCTCTCAGAGCTTCTCTTCCGTGGCCCTCGCCGTAAATGCCGGAACGGGTAGAAGAGGAACAGGCGTTCCCGTCGATCTGGCTTCGGCTTACAACGTGGATAGCTTCTATAGCGATGGCACCAACTTCACAACGCAGGGTGGGCTGGCAGGTTTTGCCTACTCGGCGAACCTGCTCACTCCGTCACGTGTTCTGAACGGCATTCAATTCAACTTCGGCAAAGCCAATGCGGCGAATGCCGTTGCGGGCGCTGGACAGATCATCACACTTCCTGAAGGCCGCTTTACCACACTGCAGTTGCTGGCATCAGGCATCAACGGCAATCAGGCTGCGCAACCCATCGTTGTCACCTACACCGATGGAACAACTTCCAAGTTCACCCAGAGCTTCAGCGATTGGTTCTCCCCTTCGAACAACCTCGGAGAGGCCGAAGCCGTAGCCATGCCCTATCGCAACATAGCGAGCGGTACACAAGATGACCGGCCCTTCAACCTGTATGGATACACCTTCCTGCTGGACAACACGAAGCACGTGAAGAGCCTGACCCTGCCGTCCGATTCGAGTGTCATCGTGTTGGCGGCAACTCTCGCGAATCCCTATCTGGGGACCCAGGTCAATCTAGCCAGTGCGTTCAACGCAACGGGTCTTTATACAGACGGAACCTCCTTTGACGGCAGCGGCGGCATCGACGCTGGCGGCACCGCCTATTCAGCAAACCTGCTGGGTGTTCAGAGTGGTCCGGCGAGCGTAGCCATCAACGGCATCAAGTACAACCTCGCAGCCGCTAACCAACCGAACATCGTATTTGGCGCTGGGACCCCGATCAGTCTGCCGGCTGGGCACTTCAACCAGCTCCGTCTGCTGGGAACCGGAGTCCAGGGAGCCGAGACGGATCAATCCGTCATCGTCACCTACGCTGACGGATCAAGAGAGAAGAAGACGCTGCAACAGACGCTCACGCAGAGTTTCAGCGACTGGTTCTCACCAGGCTCATTCCCCGACGAATACAGGGTGTTCGCCATGCCCTATCGCGATCTGTCGGATGGGACGCAGGATGACCGGACCTTCAACCTCTACCAGTACATCCTGCCGCTCGATGCTGGAAAGTCCATCCAGTCGATCGAGCTGCCAAACAACCGCGATGTAATCACGCTGGCCATCACGCTGCTCTCTGACGAGGAGGAGTCGTCCTGGTCATTCCGTAATCACTATTAATCGATTTCGACTCTGCTCCGGACCTTCCGACCCTGAAGGTCCGGAGCAGATGTCGCGATAAGCTATGGAAGAGACCTGAGAATCCATTCTCAGGAAAGGTAGTGGAGAGCAAGATCAGATGACATTGTTGAATGTTCGTACTGTTGTATTGGGTGTTATAGCTATAGCTGCTGTAGCCGGTATCAGCGAAGGGCAGACGCAGGGACCGGTCTCCCTGGTAAATCCACTGATTGGAACCACCGCCGGAGGAAATGTCTTTCCCGGGGCGACCCTGCCCTTCGGCATGGTGCAGTTCAGTCCTGAGGCAAGCCCGATTAAGCCGACAGGGATGATTGCGGCTCCCGGCGGTTATGAATATCGGGCGACGCAAATAAGAGGTTTCAGCCTTACCAACGTAGAAGGATGGGGCTGCGCCGGAGGATCGGGAGATATTCCCTTGATGCCCATTACGGAAGACGTCAAGGAATCACCCTCGTCTGACTTCAGACATGCCTACGCCTCTGGCTTCAGCCACTCCAAAGAGATAGCGCATCCGGGCTATTACCACGTGGACCTGGACAACGGTGTAGGCGTTGACCTTACCGCCTCCGTGCACTCCGGCTCTGCTCTCTTCCACTTCCCTCAAGGTTCAGCCGAGACAGTTTTGATTCGCACCTCGGACTCCGAGGTAGGTTCCACGGATGCCCACACCTCTGTAGACGCGAAGGCCCGCACCGTCTCAGGCTCGGTTACCAGCGGTAACTTCTGCGGGTACATCGACAAGGTGGATCAACACAGCTACTACACGGTTTACTTCGTGGCTGAGTTCGACCAACCTATCCTCCAGTCGGGAACATGGCAGAACGCAAAGCTGACGCCCG encodes:
- a CDS encoding S53 family peptidase encodes the protein MFLVSRKSFFKSVLFSLMVCTTANAWLPVHAQSQRRNLPASVAAPSNAKSLGQLPGSQPLNLSITLPLRNVAQLQTLLQQLHDPKSPQYGKYLTVQQFTEQFGPTEEDYNKVVSYAQSKGMTVTRTHKNRMLVNVSAPVAAVNQTFGVKIGTYHHPTENRTFFAPNVEPTLEPGLPILEVHGLSNYNQPHSMLKKADSHAAQSFTTGSGPSGQFLGSDMRAAYAPGVTLDGSGQTVALVELGPYNLSDVQTYFSSIGQQIKVPIYNVLLGVDGVCAGTPATSGCDDGEEVIDIEQAISMAPNLSALIIYETNGPNTDAQTAFTQAAEDNIAKQISLSFGWGGTPATEPGYEQVFMELQAQGQNVFVSSGDAGAAVGTVGYPGNSPNIVAVGGTDLVTSGPGGVWVSESGWIGSGGGWNTQSPIPSYQTPVITGLNQGSTSFRNIPDVAMEANQDNYFCANGTCSNGIGGTSLAAPRWAGYLALANEQANGHPIGFLNTTVYTLGQSSAYTSLFHDITTGNNFNSSSPSLFSAETGYDLVTGWGSPNGQTMLDTLAPVNASSPNFSLTATPSKIDLKPGETSQATITVVPTNSFNGAVNLAVTILGAPAGVTATLSPSSITGTGSSTLNITTTSAAPAGNILIEISGSSEGISQSAYISLGLPDFGLKVSPTTLYINQDDFTTASVTTTPENGFDSNVKVSLNAGLPTGVQGKIFKSGKQGNNTLILTADSKALTGIGNMVSVGAQSGSISQSFSSVALAVNAGTGRRGTGVPVDLASAYNVDSFYSDGTNFTTQGGLAGFAYSANLLTPSRVLNGIQFNFGKANAANAVAGAGQIITLPEGRFTTLQLLASGINGNQAAQPIVVTYTDGTTSKFTQSFSDWFSPSNNLGEAEAVAMPYRNIASGTQDDRPFNLYGYTFLLDNTKHVKSLTLPSDSSVIVLAATLANPYLGTQVNLASAFNATGLYTDGTSFDGSGGIDAGGTAYSANLLGVQSGPASVAINGIKYNLAAANQPNIVFGAGTPISLPAGHFNQLRLLGTGVQGAETDQSVIVTYADGSREKKTLQQTLTQSFSDWFSPGSFPDEYRVFAMPYRDLSDGTQDDRTFNLYQYILPLDAGKSIQSIELPNNRDVITLAITLLSDEEESSWSFRNHY